A window of the Cicer arietinum cultivar CDC Frontier isolate Library 1 chromosome 6, Cicar.CDCFrontier_v2.0, whole genome shotgun sequence genome harbors these coding sequences:
- the LOC101505577 gene encoding uncharacterized protein, protein MVPLLVLIVALLIPNGVLSIPSTVPAFLWSSHYNLVSDNGLKESVNYQVISPKDLAKSVLSEAGWSNFLCKGKKFQDPLDLALLFVGGELQSSDLSLNKHANSALSDLLKDSFVRSNTSMAFPYVAASEDVNLEDSLVSGFAEACGDDLGIGNVAFLGSCSMGNGNQEETAASHSVQGYLTKRMEKSHKGKTDLVVFCTGQHQASKNVDRTQSEGEILSELISSVEESGAKYAVLYVSDISRSIQYPSYRDLQRFLAESATGNGSTNFTGCDGVCQIKSSLLEGLLVGLVLLIILISGLCCMMGIDTPTRFEAPQDS, encoded by the exons ATGGTGCCGCTACTTGTTTTGATCGTTGCACTTTTGATTCCAAACGGAGTGTTGTCAATTCCCTCCACAGTCCCTGCATTCCTTTGGTCATCTCATTATAACTT GGTCTCAGACAATGGATTGAAGGAGTCCGTTAATTATCAGGTCATTTCTCCAAAAGACCTAGCAAAGTCTGTTTTATCTGAAGCAGGCTGGTCAAATTTTCTG TGCAAAGGGAAGAAATTTCAGGATCCTCTTGATCTGGCACTTCTTTTTGTTGGTGGAGAG TTACAATCTTCAGATTTAAGCTTGAACAAGCATGCAAACTCAGCTCTTTCAGACTTGCTCAAG GACTCTTTTGTCAGATCCAACACTTCCATGGCATTTCCCTATGTTGCAGCATCAGAGGATGTGAATTTGGAAGACTCATTGGTTTCAGGATTTGCTGAAGCCTGTGGAGACGATTTAGGAATTGGCAACGTTGCTTTCCTTGGATCTTGCTCCATGGGTAATGGAAACCAAGAAGAAACTGCAGCTTCACACTCAGTTCAA GGCTATTTgaccaagaggatggaaaagaGTCACAAAGGGAAAACAGATTTGGTTGTGTTCTGCACTGGACAGCATCAAGCTTCAAAAAATGTTGACAGAACCCAATCTGAAG GTGAAATTTTATCTGAGCTTATCAGTTCTGTTGAGGAATCTGGGGCAAAATATGCAGTTCTTTATGTGTCAGATATCTCAAGATCAATCCAGTATCCTTCTTACAGGGATCTGCAAAGGTTTCTAGCAGAAAGTGCAACGGGGAATGGATCAACCAATTTCACAGGTTGTGATGGAGTCTGCCAGATTAAATCATCGCTTCTGGAGGGACTTCTAGTG GGCTtagttttgttaataattttgatatcgGGCCTTTGCTGTATGATGGGAATTGACACCCCAACAAGATTTGAGGCGCCACAAGACTCATGA